The genomic window TTTCTGACAATCCAAATAAGACATGGGATGGAACTTGTAACGGAAAGGAAGCGGTCACAGGCACTTATTATGGTATTGTAAAAATTACTACAAAATCAAAAGAAGTAATAGAAAAAGGAACATCAGTAACGCTGCTGAGGTAAAAAAATTTGCAAAAAACTATCTTAAAAATTAACTTAATAATTATATTTTTTAAATTTGCTAAAACTTTTTCTGTATGCTACTTAATCTTATAAAATTAGGGAATTTAAAAAAAACAATTTTTTTTATAGCATTTTTCTTAAGTTCTTTATCATTAGTTTTTTCTCAAACATATAAATTTTATCCAACTGACGATGCTTCTGTACAAAAAAATTATGGAGGACATTGTGTCGGGTGGGAAAATGAAGTTTTTGGAGATAGAGATTATTTTGTGGCAGGTGCTTGGACATACTACAACTTAGGTTGCGGAAATGGAATGCATAGAGCTTTTATAAAATTTGATTTCAATATAGCTAATAACTCTAAATATTTATATGACAACAGAGCAGTTTTAAAATTATTTCATTATGACTTGTTGTATCATGGTTATCAAGGCGTGTCAGAAAATAAATTATTTATTTGCCTCCCAAAAGAAGATTGGAGCGAAACCTCAATAACATGGAATAATCAGCCGGATGTATTTTCAGAAAATCAAATCCTAGTTCCATCTTGTTCTACAGCAGTTTCATATGAAGATTATGTTATTAATGTTTCCGATTTTTTACGCAGATGGTTTTGT from Bacteroidales bacterium includes these protein-coding regions:
- a CDS encoding gliding motility-associated C-terminal domain-containing protein — translated: PNVFTPNKDGINDDFRVVLTGEYTSFEMRIFNRWGQEIFVSDNPNKTWDGTCNGKEAVTGTYYGIVKITTKSKEVIEKGTSVTLLR